The Nitratidesulfovibrio sp. SRB-5 genome includes a window with the following:
- the zapA gene encoding cell division protein ZapA has translation MRTYNLTVLGLEVSFKAEADPARVETAKALVEERFNRLKFHGRQLSKEKLLTFLVLGLADDLLQSTQQKDEMRTRMEALLAKIEESA, from the coding sequence ATGCGTACTTACAACCTCACCGTCCTGGGGCTTGAGGTTTCCTTCAAGGCCGAGGCCGACCCCGCAAGGGTCGAAACCGCCAAGGCCCTGGTGGAAGAACGGTTCAACAGACTGAAGTTCCACGGAAGACAGCTCAGCAAGGAGAAGCTGCTGACCTTTCTGGTTCTGGGACTGGCGGACGACCTGTTGCAGTCTACCCAGCAGAAGGACGAAATGCGCACCCGCATGGAAGCCCTGCTGGCGAAAATAGAGGAATCCGCGTAA
- a CDS encoding cell division protein ZapB, producing MELIDLLETRVTALLSQLETLREENSRLREEVEGGLSALAEENRILKEALDEERTVKDAVLTRIDALLLRLKDQTGGA from the coding sequence ATGGAACTGATTGACCTGCTTGAAACCCGCGTCACGGCGCTCCTGTCGCAGCTCGAAACCCTGCGCGAGGAGAACAGTCGCCTTCGGGAAGAGGTCGAAGGCGGCCTTTCGGCGCTGGCGGAAGAGAATCGAATCCTCAAGGAAGCCCTTGACGAGGAGCGCACCGTGAAAGATGCGGTGCTTACGCGCATCGACGCGCTGCTGCTCCGCCTCAAGGACCAAACCGGCGGCGCCTAG
- the glmU gene encoding bifunctional UDP-N-acetylglucosamine diphosphorylase/glucosamine-1-phosphate N-acetyltransferase GlmU, which translates to MASITGALILAAGKGTRMHSDKPKVLQSILGEPMLRFVYDALEPLFGGNLWTVIGHKADMVREAFKGEDHRFVVQEKQLGTGHALQAAWGELKAAGLDRVVVVNGDTPLLPTSTVATFLKEAMDADVAFMTLTLPDPGAYGRVVRHNRRVVAIVEAKDYDETLYGPEPDEINAGIYCLRMDAVEKLLPRLTNANKSGEYYITDLVGLAVAERMDVIGVECGQDPNLLGVNDPAELIRSEALVRARIALNWIEKRVLIHAPETVRISPRAVLEPGAEIYGPCEIYGASRIARAAVVHSHCWLRDAVVAEGATVHPFSHVEKAEIGPDCVVGPYARLRPGAVMEEGARVGNFVEMKKARLCKGAKANHLTYLGDAEVGPGANIGAGTITCNYDGVHKHKTVIGEGAFIGSNSALVAPVTIGAGSLVGAGSVITKDVPDDSLAIARGRQTTLPRRRNS; encoded by the coding sequence ATGGCGTCCATTACCGGCGCTCTCATACTGGCAGCGGGCAAGGGCACCCGCATGCATTCCGACAAGCCCAAGGTATTGCAGTCCATTCTTGGCGAACCCATGCTGCGTTTCGTGTACGATGCGCTGGAGCCGCTGTTCGGCGGCAACCTGTGGACCGTCATCGGCCACAAGGCCGACATGGTGCGCGAAGCGTTCAAGGGCGAGGACCACCGCTTCGTGGTGCAGGAAAAGCAGCTGGGCACCGGGCACGCCCTTCAGGCCGCCTGGGGCGAGCTGAAGGCCGCGGGCCTTGACCGCGTGGTGGTCGTCAACGGCGACACCCCGCTGCTGCCCACGTCCACCGTGGCCACCTTCCTGAAGGAAGCCATGGACGCGGACGTGGCCTTCATGACCCTGACCCTGCCCGACCCCGGCGCGTATGGCCGCGTGGTGCGCCACAACCGCCGCGTGGTGGCCATCGTGGAGGCCAAGGACTACGACGAAACCCTGTACGGCCCGGAGCCGGACGAAATCAACGCGGGCATCTACTGCCTGCGCATGGACGCGGTGGAAAAGCTGCTGCCGCGCCTGACCAACGCCAACAAGAGCGGCGAATACTACATCACCGACCTTGTGGGCCTGGCCGTGGCGGAACGCATGGACGTCATCGGCGTGGAATGCGGGCAGGACCCCAACCTGCTGGGCGTCAACGACCCGGCGGAGCTGATCCGGTCCGAAGCGTTGGTGCGCGCGCGCATCGCCCTGAACTGGATAGAAAAGCGCGTGCTCATCCATGCCCCGGAAACCGTGCGCATCAGCCCGCGCGCGGTGCTTGAGCCGGGCGCGGAAATATACGGCCCCTGCGAAATCTACGGGGCGTCGCGCATCGCGCGCGCGGCCGTTGTCCATTCGCACTGCTGGCTGCGCGATGCCGTGGTGGCCGAAGGCGCCACCGTGCACCCCTTCAGCCACGTGGAAAAGGCCGAGATCGGCCCCGACTGCGTGGTGGGCCCCTATGCCCGCCTGCGCCCCGGCGCGGTGATGGAAGAAGGCGCGCGGGTCGGCAACTTCGTGGAAATGAAAAAGGCCCGCCTGTGCAAGGGGGCCAAGGCCAACCACCTGACCTACCTTGGCGACGCGGAAGTGGGCCCCGGCGCAAACATCGGCGCTGGCACCATCACCTGCAACTACGACGGGGTGCACAAGCACAAGACCGTCATCGGCGAAGGGGCCTTCATCGGCAGCAACAGCGCGCTGGTGGCCCCGGTAACCATAGGCGCGGGCAGTCTGGTGGGCGCCGGTTCCGTCATAACCAAGGACGTTCCGGACGATTCGCTGGCCATCGCGCGGGGGCGCCAGACGACCCTGCCGCGACGCAGGAACTCTTGA
- a CDS encoding HAD family hydrolase: MLRLEIPGREALELDHLVLDYNGTIAASGALVDGVAERITRLADELAVHVVTADTFGSVASALAGLPVRLHVLPPGMQDEAKRRYVADLGSLRTVTMGNGRNDLLMLLEAGLSVAVMGDEGASVQTLCAADVAVRHIRDGLDLLLHPLRLVATLRR; the protein is encoded by the coding sequence ATGCTCAGACTGGAGATTCCGGGCCGCGAGGCCCTTGAACTGGACCATCTGGTCCTGGACTACAACGGCACCATCGCGGCGTCCGGCGCGCTGGTGGACGGGGTGGCCGAACGCATTACCCGACTGGCCGATGAACTGGCCGTGCACGTGGTCACGGCGGACACCTTCGGTTCCGTGGCATCGGCGCTGGCCGGGCTGCCGGTGCGCCTGCACGTGCTGCCGCCCGGCATGCAGGACGAGGCCAAGCGGCGCTACGTGGCCGACCTTGGCTCGCTGCGCACGGTGACCATGGGCAACGGGCGCAACGACCTGCTCATGCTGCTGGAGGCGGGCCTTTCCGTGGCGGTGATGGGTGACGAGGGCGCCTCGGTGCAGACGCTGTGCGCCGCCGACGTGGCCGTGCGCCACATCCGCGACGGGCTGGACCTTTTGCTGCATCCGCTGCGGCTGGTGGCCACGCTGCGCAGGTAG
- a CDS encoding substrate-binding periplasmic protein codes for MSPCPEAAGAAADSIAAAARDAFGTGTGAGMGRGIARADGCASGPRVRRGLTGKLRWLLLAVALPVLVTALPPASGARPADTRAAAPQTVAIAPAPAARHIPPASASLHVLFDEDLPPYSYRGKGAQPGARGIYPELAAEAFRRLGLAATMVPAPWARAMAELNHECAGEGGGERSGKISGERSGECVGGHAGRRIGACGLYVTAQRLLLHDFSAPLFEEHLHLVFPASATIPEALAGAGGVVPAGFDGTATAGAGGTPLAALRGMRLGVVRGWSYGDTLDAAREAGAFIAEEAGSEAQNLLKVAGGRLDGAIVTREGALWLRERLGLTSLVTMAPHPLAVLPVHLAFRRQDAQHHLLRDFDASIRDMKADGTYARIVERALNGQ; via the coding sequence ATGTCTCCGTGCCCTGAGGCGGCTGGGGCCGCCGCTGACAGCATTGCCGCTGCCGCACGGGACGCCTTCGGCACGGGCACGGGCGCGGGCATGGGCCGTGGCATCGCGCGGGCGGACGGTTGCGCCAGCGGGCCGCGTGTCCGGCGGGGCCTGACCGGCAAACTCCGCTGGCTGCTGCTGGCCGTGGCACTGCCGGTGCTGGTCACCGCACTGCCCCCTGCTTCCGGAGCCCGGCCCGCCGACACGCGGGCTGCCGCCCCCCAGACCGTCGCCATCGCGCCCGCCCCTGCGGCCCGGCACATCCCGCCTGCTTCCGCATCGCTGCACGTGCTGTTTGATGAAGACCTGCCGCCTTACTCCTACAGGGGAAAAGGCGCACAACCAGGCGCGCGTGGCATCTATCCGGAACTTGCGGCAGAGGCCTTTCGCCGTCTGGGTCTTGCGGCAACCATGGTACCCGCCCCGTGGGCCAGGGCCATGGCGGAACTGAACCATGAATGCGCGGGAGAAGGGGGTGGCGAACGGTCAGGGAAAATATCCGGGGAACGATCTGGGGAGTGTGTCGGGGGCCACGCCGGGAGGCGCATCGGGGCATGCGGCCTGTACGTCACTGCCCAACGCCTGTTGCTGCACGACTTTTCCGCGCCGCTGTTCGAAGAGCACCTGCATCTGGTGTTTCCGGCAAGCGCCACGATTCCCGAGGCCCTTGCGGGGGCTGGCGGGGTGGTGCCTGCGGGATTCGACGGAACGGCCACTGCGGGGGCGGGAGGAACGCCGCTGGCCGCGCTGCGGGGCATGCGGCTGGGCGTGGTGCGCGGGTGGAGCTACGGCGACACGCTGGACGCCGCGCGCGAGGCGGGCGCCTTCATCGCCGAGGAAGCGGGCAGCGAGGCCCAGAACCTGCTGAAGGTGGCCGGGGGGCGGCTGGACGGGGCCATCGTCACCCGCGAAGGGGCGCTGTGGCTGCGTGAACGGCTGGGACTGACCTCCCTGGTGACCATGGCGCCGCACCCGCTGGCGGTGCTGCCGGTGCACCTGGCCTTTCGCAGACAGGACGCGCAGCATCACTTGTTGCGCGATTTCGATGCGAGCATCCGGGACATGAAGGCCGACGGCACCTACGCCCGCATCGTGGAGCGCGCCCTGAACGGGCAATAG
- a CDS encoding multicopper oxidase family protein, with product MRRIGRRRFLKLAGITALAGATWSMAPTVPLLAAQNAAAPRPVTVPPPPPRPVVGLQSAASLDTPLPLPGDHSFMGLMDGGARIELSATSDPRLPTDDIPPAPPLCLETEHARRPYWNPTLVLQRGASLRVRLVNRLDAPTLLRWHGLLADWRMGGHPVMMLLPGASFEYRVTLRNRAGIYPYHAIAPGFSGRQTHQGMVGLCIVDDEEERAALATMDIEPLGAGGTGAFRASLPAPGSGPSDVPLLFQDRRLDRHGVPVYAPGLDDRISGLVGDVLTVNGVAGARLDVVTRMYRLRLVNMCNARILHVGLARSDGTPQPFTLMGTDGGMLQRPLPLQRLFLGPGERADILVDLRAANPDDAWHLVNLPFDPMRRAGSASGGAGAPGEGEAARLLRLRVVQRVDYDLPLPVRLCDFPAMPPLPQGPPRRLHVSRGEVLGRPSWLLNGQPFALRHDTDADLPDGFPALRVPGRTTETWELSNDAASIPHALHLSGFQLRVLERRDSPPQVAALAVAPSGCSATDSGIKDTVLVWPGETVRVLVDFRDASPGTQRAALYSRVLECLDDGMVQDVSVP from the coding sequence ATGCGGCGCATCGGCAGACGACGTTTCCTGAAGCTGGCCGGAATCACCGCGCTTGCCGGAGCAACCTGGTCCATGGCGCCCACGGTTCCCCTCCTTGCTGCGCAGAACGCCGCCGCGCCGCGCCCGGTCACCGTGCCGCCGCCACCGCCTCGCCCCGTGGTCGGGCTGCAATCCGCCGCCAGCCTCGACACCCCCCTGCCCCTGCCCGGCGACCATTCGTTCATGGGGCTCATGGACGGCGGGGCGCGCATCGAGCTTTCCGCCACGTCCGACCCGCGCCTGCCCACCGACGACATCCCCCCCGCACCGCCGCTGTGCCTTGAAACCGAGCATGCCCGCCGCCCGTACTGGAATCCCACCCTGGTTCTCCAGCGCGGCGCCTCGTTGCGGGTGCGTCTCGTCAACCGGCTGGACGCCCCCACCCTGCTGCGCTGGCACGGCCTGCTCGCCGACTGGCGCATGGGCGGCCACCCCGTGATGATGCTGTTGCCCGGCGCCAGCTTCGAATACCGCGTCACCCTGCGCAACCGGGCGGGCATCTATCCCTACCACGCCATCGCGCCGGGTTTTTCGGGCCGCCAGACCCATCAGGGCATGGTGGGGCTGTGCATCGTGGACGACGAGGAGGAGCGCGCCGCCCTGGCCACCATGGACATCGAACCGCTGGGGGCGGGCGGCACCGGCGCCTTTCGGGCCAGCCTGCCCGCGCCGGGCAGCGGCCCCTCGGACGTTCCCCTGCTGTTCCAGGACCGCCGCCTGGACCGCCACGGCGTGCCGGTGTACGCGCCCGGCCTGGACGACCGGATATCGGGCCTCGTCGGCGACGTGCTCACCGTCAACGGCGTGGCCGGTGCCCGGCTGGACGTGGTCACCCGCATGTACCGCCTGCGCCTGGTGAACATGTGCAACGCGCGCATCCTGCACGTGGGGCTGGCCCGCTCCGACGGCACGCCGCAGCCCTTCACGCTGATGGGCACCGACGGCGGCATGCTGCAACGTCCGCTGCCCTTGCAGCGCCTGTTCCTGGGCCCCGGCGAGCGGGCGGACATCCTGGTGGACCTGCGTGCGGCAAACCCCGACGACGCATGGCATCTGGTCAACCTGCCCTTCGACCCCATGCGCCGCGCCGGATCGGCCTCCGGCGGGGCCGGAGCCCCCGGCGAAGGCGAGGCGGCGCGCCTGCTGCGGCTGCGGGTGGTGCAACGCGTGGACTACGACCTGCCCCTGCCCGTGCGGCTGTGTGATTTTCCGGCCATGCCGCCCCTGCCGCAGGGACCGCCGCGTCGCCTGCACGTCTCGCGCGGCGAGGTGCTGGGCCGCCCGTCGTGGCTGCTGAACGGCCAGCCGTTCGCCCTGCGCCACGACACCGACGCGGACCTGCCGGACGGCTTTCCCGCGCTGCGTGTGCCCGGACGCACGACCGAAACATGGGAACTGTCCAACGACGCGGCGTCCATCCCCCATGCCCTGCACCTGTCGGGCTTCCAGTTGCGGGTGCTGGAGCGGCGCGACAGCCCGCCCCAGGTGGCGGCACTGGCCGTGGCCCCATCCGGGTGTTCGGCCACCGACTCCGGCATCAAGGATACCGTGCTGGTCTGGCCCGGCGAAACGGTACGGGTTCTGGTTGATTTTCGTGATGCATCGCCCGGGACGCAACGCGCCGCGCTGTATTCGCGCGTGCTGGAATGCCTGGATGACGGGATGGTGCAGGATGTCTCCGTGCCCTGA
- the cobM gene encoding precorrin-4 C(11)-methyltransferase produces MPIKDNDRSGGAPAAPSNACRADSSAPASRGGHVWFVGAGPGDPELLTLKARRIIAEADLVLYAGSLVPPQVVSCARPDARVIDSAPLTLEQTHALLRETALAGGTAARVHTGDPSLYGTVREQMRLLHAEGIACSVVPGVTAAFAAAAAAGVSFTAPEVTQSLVITRLEGRTPVPEAEQLRELARHGSAMAVYLSAAAPERLQEELAAAGVAPHTPVLAAHRVGWPDEALAWTTAGALADTVRARGFSRQTVFLVLPGEAAGDTASRLYAADFAHGWREIGAHGGTDPSDASGVVGTAPKADAN; encoded by the coding sequence ATGCCCATCAAGGACAATGACCGTTCCGGCGGCGCACCCGCCGCGCCTTCCAACGCCTGCCGCGCCGATTCTTCCGCGCCCGCTTCCCGTGGCGGGCATGTCTGGTTCGTGGGGGCAGGCCCCGGCGACCCGGAACTGCTCACCCTGAAGGCCCGGCGCATCATCGCAGAGGCAGACCTGGTGCTCTACGCCGGCTCGCTGGTGCCCCCCCAGGTGGTGTCCTGCGCGAGGCCCGATGCACGGGTGATCGATTCCGCGCCGCTCACGCTGGAACAGACCCACGCCCTGCTACGCGAAACGGCCCTGGCGGGCGGCACCGCCGCGCGGGTGCACACCGGCGATCCTTCGCTGTACGGCACCGTGCGCGAGCAGATGCGCCTGCTGCACGCCGAAGGCATCGCCTGCTCGGTGGTGCCGGGGGTGACGGCGGCCTTCGCCGCCGCTGCCGCCGCCGGGGTGTCGTTCACCGCGCCGGAGGTCACCCAGTCGCTGGTCATTACCCGGCTGGAAGGGCGCACCCCGGTGCCAGAGGCGGAACAGCTGCGCGAACTGGCCCGCCATGGCAGCGCCATGGCCGTGTACCTTTCCGCCGCCGCCCCTGAACGGCTGCAAGAAGAACTGGCGGCGGCGGGCGTGGCCCCGCACACCCCGGTGCTGGCGGCCCACCGGGTGGGCTGGCCCGACGAGGCGCTGGCCTGGACCACGGCGGGGGCACTGGCGGATACCGTGCGCGCCCGCGGATTTTCGCGCCAGACGGTGTTTCTGGTGCTGCCCGGCGAGGCGGCGGGCGATACCGCATCGCGCCTCTACGCGGCGGACTTTGCCCACGGCTGGCGCGAAATCGGCGCGCACGGGGGGACCGATCCTTCGGACGCATCCGGGGTAGTGGGCACGGCCCCCAAGGCCGACGCAAACTGA
- a CDS encoding substrate-binding periplasmic protein: MIPRHFLPVRSGGNAARPHAQPSLPLLAFLLALPFLLAVMLLPRTATATETAPDSILLAANATGSSPVRTDAPLRVFILDQPPWSYLHEGQPQGAAVDVARAVLRRLGRNVEFVVTPFNRGLSLVRQGKLDAALAVYRTPEREQFLHYTTVPLYDEDILLMVHPDDRALANDTSGTARDAILYGDKPVAVALGYSYGPTLDAIFARKGLIRTSSFYSAQEGVQALLRHEVAAVPGTEPTLRALLHRIAPGSTPVLLRPPYDYVSAYMAFAPTDENALLAADFDATLGRMRASGEYARILAEADRILHAHQGQ; this comes from the coding sequence ATGATCCCGCGCCACTTCCTCCCTGTCCGTTCCGGCGGCAACGCGGCGCGGCCCCACGCCCAGCCTTCCCTGCCGCTTCTGGCGTTCCTGCTGGCCCTGCCGTTCCTGTTGGCGGTCATGCTGCTGCCGCGCACCGCCACGGCCACGGAAACCGCCCCGGACTCCATCCTTCTGGCCGCCAACGCCACGGGCAGCAGCCCCGTCAGGACCGACGCGCCGCTGCGGGTGTTCATCCTGGACCAGCCGCCGTGGAGCTACCTGCACGAAGGCCAGCCGCAAGGCGCCGCCGTGGACGTGGCCCGCGCCGTGCTGCGCCGTCTGGGGCGCAACGTGGAATTCGTGGTCACGCCCTTCAACCGCGGGCTTTCGCTGGTCCGCCAGGGCAAGCTGGACGCGGCCCTTGCGGTCTACCGCACCCCCGAACGCGAACAGTTCCTGCACTACACCACCGTGCCCCTGTACGACGAAGACATCCTGCTCATGGTGCACCCGGACGACCGGGCTCTGGCCAACGACACCAGCGGCACCGCGCGCGATGCCATCCTGTACGGCGACAAGCCCGTGGCCGTGGCCCTGGGGTACAGCTACGGGCCCACGCTGGACGCCATCTTCGCCCGCAAGGGACTGATCCGCACCAGTTCCTTCTATTCGGCGCAGGAAGGCGTGCAGGCCCTGCTGCGCCACGAGGTGGCGGCCGTGCCCGGCACGGAACCCACCCTGCGCGCGCTGCTGCACCGCATTGCCCCCGGCAGCACACCGGTGTTGTTGCGCCCGCCCTACGACTATGTTTCCGCCTACATGGCCTTTGCCCCCACCGACGAGAACGCCCTGCTGGCGGCGGATTTCGACGCCACGCTGGGGCGCATGCGCGCCAGCGGCGAATACGCCCGCATTCTGGCCGAAGCCGACAGGATCCTGCATGCCCATCAAGGACAATGA
- the cbiE gene encoding precorrin-6y C5,15-methyltransferase (decarboxylating) subunit CbiE: MTHATPPHSISHAGQADAAPAARHPVTVIGCGLRGTPLPPGHAAALDAAQVLAGGARLLESFPEHPGQRIVIGAALDAALHAMDACRARGLRVAVLADGDPLFYGIGARLAGHFGPDALRVLPAASCLQQAAARLALPWQDARCVSLHGRNDYRPLASALRRAVHQGDPVCVLTDGHNTPGAIARFLIERGVTGLRLHAFADMGSPGERHVTIALPRDERGTENHAAGVQERGEPGNRDELDGLDKLDKLGANCTVLLVPRAAPAPSCHAASDRSAPPVLGIPDHDFAVQARLITKWPVRAAGLAALRIAPGHTVWDLGAGSGAVAVEAAALARDGLVVAVERDPARVALIEENRRRFRAPNLHVVHAALPDCLDDLPDPDRVFMGGGLGGGLSGDSHSPQADPLLDAVCRRLPPGGRLVVHCVLLGTLERVRAALVRHGWPAEVACIQASEAVPLLGDLRLAALNPVFIVAATRPGGNAA, encoded by the coding sequence ATGACCCACGCGACGCCCCCCCACTCCATTTCCCATGCCGGGCAGGCCGACGCCGCGCCCGCCGCGAGGCATCCCGTCACCGTCATCGGCTGCGGGTTGCGCGGCACCCCCCTGCCGCCCGGCCACGCCGCCGCGCTGGATGCGGCCCAAGTGCTGGCGGGCGGGGCGCGCCTGCTGGAGTCCTTCCCGGAACATCCCGGCCAGCGCATCGTCATCGGCGCCGCGCTGGATGCAGCCCTGCACGCCATGGACGCGTGCCGGGCACGCGGGCTGCGGGTGGCGGTGCTGGCCGACGGCGACCCGCTGTTCTACGGCATCGGCGCGCGGCTGGCGGGCCATTTCGGTCCGGACGCGCTGCGGGTGCTGCCCGCCGCTTCCTGCCTGCAACAGGCCGCCGCCCGACTGGCCCTGCCCTGGCAGGACGCGCGCTGCGTTTCCCTGCATGGCCGCAACGATTACCGGCCCCTCGCCTCGGCCCTGCGCCGCGCCGTGCATCAGGGCGATCCGGTCTGCGTGCTGACCGACGGCCACAACACGCCGGGGGCCATCGCCCGCTTCCTGATCGAACGCGGGGTGACCGGCCTGCGCCTGCATGCCTTCGCCGACATGGGCAGCCCCGGCGAACGCCACGTGACCATCGCCCTGCCCCGTGACGAACGCGGCACGGAGAACCATGCCGCCGGAGTGCAGGAACGGGGAGAACCGGGCAACCGGGACGAACTGGACGGACTGGACAAGCTGGACAAACTCGGCGCCAACTGCACCGTCCTGCTGGTGCCCCGCGCCGCTCCCGCCCCGTCCTGCCATGCCGCCAGCGATCGCTCAGCCCCGCCCGTGCTGGGCATCCCCGACCATGATTTTGCCGTGCAGGCCCGGCTGATCACCAAATGGCCGGTGCGCGCCGCCGGGCTTGCCGCCCTGCGCATCGCCCCCGGCCATACCGTGTGGGACCTGGGCGCGGGCAGCGGCGCTGTTGCCGTGGAGGCCGCAGCGCTGGCCCGCGACGGACTGGTGGTGGCCGTGGAGCGCGACCCGGCCCGCGTGGCCCTGATAGAGGAAAACCGCCGCCGCTTCCGGGCTCCCAACCTGCACGTGGTCCACGCCGCGCTGCCGGACTGTCTCGACGACCTGCCCGACCCGGACCGGGTGTTCATGGGGGGAGGTCTGGGGGGAGGCCTGAGCGGCGACAGCCATTCCCCGCAGGCGGACCCGCTGCTGGATGCCGTGTGCCGCCGCCTGCCCCCCGGCGGACGACTGGTGGTGCATTGCGTGCTGCTGGGCACTCTGGAACGGGTGCGCGCCGCGCTGGTCCGGCACGGCTGGCCCGCCGAAGTGGCCTGCATCCAGGCCAGCGAGGCGGTGCCCCTGCTGGGCGACCTGCGCCTTGCGGCCCTGAACCCCGTCTTCATCGTGGCGGCCACCCGGCCCGGAGGCAACGCAGCATGA
- the cbiD gene encoding cobalt-precorrin-5B (C(1))-methyltransferase CbiD, with translation MKNIHAADTPPETPGETPPRGVGLREGFTTGSALTAAAMAALRLLLRGEAPDSVTVPLPPFTADDRDDRVSGSHGDNGGDAAPAGWLDVPVETVARLDGARAGTRAALGVVIKDGGDDPDATHRARIEALVECAPAGMPLPQDVNDLPEIGDGLTETGNGSPDILGLPDLPDLPDTPVTPGMPDLLLPFPGGEAFPVAPAISTPQVAPSPPPSSGPCPPRDGVTVLLRGGTGVGRVTLPGLPVAVGEPAINPEPRRQLAFAVHRECAAAGWRGTVRVTARVPEGQRMARHTLNPRLGIVGGISILGTRGTVRPYSHDAWQAAVAQGLDVARAAGLTEVCLSTGRRSETLLMRAYPALPPLAFVQAADFAAFSLAAAAQRGFARVAWGCFFGKLVKLAQGLPHTHAHTAPLDLPLLARWAADAGAGTETRAAVAAANTAGQALELLLTDPAHPAVLRAVARRARDAAHGWTGGAESVTVTVHLFHMDGRCLVTA, from the coding sequence ATGAAAAATATTCACGCTGCCGATACGCCACCCGAAACGCCAGGCGAAACGCCGCCCCGTGGCGTTGGACTGCGCGAAGGCTTCACCACGGGTTCCGCCCTGACAGCCGCCGCCATGGCCGCCCTGCGCCTGCTGTTGCGCGGAGAGGCCCCGGACAGCGTGACCGTGCCACTGCCGCCGTTCACCGCCGACGACCGTGATGACAGGGTAAGCGGAAGCCATGGAGACAACGGGGGTGATGCCGCCCCGGCAGGCTGGCTGGACGTGCCCGTGGAGACGGTGGCACGCCTTGACGGGGCCCGCGCGGGCACCCGTGCGGCGCTTGGGGTGGTAATCAAGGACGGCGGCGACGACCCGGACGCCACCCACCGGGCGCGCATCGAGGCGCTGGTGGAATGCGCCCCCGCAGGGATGCCCCTGCCGCAGGACGTAAACGACCTGCCGGAAATCGGGGATGGCCTGACGGAGACCGGAAACGGCTCGCCCGATATCCTCGGACTGCCCGATCTGCCCGATCTGCCCGATACGCCAGTTACGCCCGGCATGCCCGACCTGCTCCTGCCCTTTCCCGGCGGCGAGGCATTCCCCGTCGCCCCGGCCATCTCCACGCCGCAGGTTGCCCCTTCGCCCCCCCCTTCATCCGGCCCTTGCCCCCCGCGTGACGGGGTCACCGTGCTGCTGCGCGGCGGCACGGGCGTGGGCCGGGTCACCCTGCCCGGACTGCCCGTAGCCGTGGGCGAACCGGCCATCAATCCCGAACCGCGCAGGCAGCTGGCCTTCGCCGTGCACCGCGAGTGCGCCGCGGCGGGCTGGCGCGGCACGGTGCGCGTCACCGCGCGGGTGCCAGAGGGCCAACGCATGGCCCGGCACACCCTGAACCCGCGCCTGGGCATCGTGGGCGGCATTTCCATCCTGGGCACGCGGGGCACGGTGCGCCCCTATAGCCATGACGCGTGGCAGGCCGCCGTGGCCCAGGGGCTGGACGTGGCCCGCGCCGCCGGACTGACCGAGGTCTGCCTGTCCACCGGACGGCGCAGCGAAACCCTGCTCATGCGCGCCTACCCCGCCCTGCCGCCGCTGGCCTTCGTGCAGGCGGCGGACTTCGCGGCGTTCTCGCTGGCAGCCGCCGCGCAGCGGGGCTTTGCCCGCGTGGCCTGGGGGTGCTTTTTCGGCAAGCTGGTCAAACTGGCGCAAGGGCTTCCGCACACCCACGCCCACACCGCGCCACTGGACCTGCCCCTGCTGGCCCGGTGGGCGGCGGACGCGGGCGCGGGGACGGAAACCCGCGCGGCGGTGGCCGCCGCCAACACCGCCGGGCAGGCCCTGGAACTGCTGCTGACCGACCCGGCCCACCCCGCCGTGCTGCGCGCCGTGGCCCGGCGGGCCCGCGATGCCGCCCATGGCTGGACAGGCGGGGCGGAAAGCGTCACGGTGACGGTGCATCTTTTCCACATGGACGGCAGATGTCTGGTGACGGCATGA
- a CDS encoding MauE/DoxX family redox-associated membrane protein, producing MPGGFGRPGRPGSSRVSGAGASPVLRLLANVWCQRVVRVALALVFVAAGGAKLADVRGFAEIIHHYGILPVWAVGPVALLLPLAEVVAGVGLLFAVRGSLTAIAAMCLLFLGVLGYALATGLSIGDCGCFAPGELPDGVEDGSALRGALARDLVLLAGAAYLYAWRRLRRRMG from the coding sequence ATGCCCGGCGGATTCGGCAGGCCCGGCAGACCTGGCTCGTCCAGGGTGTCTGGCGCCGGCGCCAGCCCCGTGCTGCGTTTGCTGGCCAACGTCTGGTGCCAGCGCGTGGTGCGCGTGGCCCTGGCGCTGGTCTTCGTGGCGGCGGGCGGGGCCAAGCTGGCCGACGTGCGCGGCTTTGCCGAAATCATCCACCATTACGGGATACTGCCCGTGTGGGCCGTGGGGCCGGTGGCGTTGCTGCTGCCCCTGGCAGAGGTGGTCGCGGGGGTGGGCCTGCTGTTCGCCGTGCGCGGCAGCCTGACGGCCATCGCCGCCATGTGCCTGCTGTTTCTCGGCGTGCTGGGATACGCGCTGGCGACGGGGCTGTCCATCGGCGATTGCGGCTGCTTTGCGCCCGGCGAACTGCCGGATGGCGTGGAAGACGGCTCGGCCCTGCGCGGCGCGCTTGCGCGTGACCTCGTGCTGCTGGCCGGGGCGGCCTATCTGTATGCCTGGCGTCGGTTGCGCCGTCGCATGGGCTGA